A window of the Paraburkholderia sp. ZP32-5 genome harbors these coding sequences:
- a CDS encoding TetR/AcrR family transcriptional regulator — MARIQSDDSAVDSATKPVAKRGVGTTQRARAKAKEPAASKRVVSATQADTDAASAVSAAAAVRRPGRPTGAARGPEQRARLLDAALTLFAKQGIVDTSLGEIAREAGFTPAMMHYYFKTRDQLLDVLIDERFTPLRTSLGLPFQENPDDPVAAITQLAQRLVQVASDNPWFAPLWVREVMSDSGLLRQRMHERFGYAHQKASLSAIERWQKEGRLNPSLEPALVFVTVLGMTILPLAASKLWCNDPVRRNFGGDEIARHAVALLVQGIGAKEKGSA; from the coding sequence ATGGCAAGGATTCAGTCAGACGACTCCGCGGTCGATTCCGCGACGAAACCCGTGGCAAAGCGGGGCGTAGGCACCACGCAGCGCGCGCGAGCCAAAGCGAAAGAGCCCGCGGCGTCGAAGCGCGTGGTCAGCGCAACACAAGCCGATACCGACGCGGCGAGTGCTGTTTCCGCTGCGGCGGCGGTCCGCCGTCCAGGCCGGCCGACCGGTGCCGCGCGCGGTCCCGAGCAGCGCGCCCGCTTGCTCGACGCCGCGCTGACGCTGTTCGCAAAACAGGGCATCGTCGATACGTCGCTGGGCGAGATTGCCCGTGAAGCGGGTTTCACGCCTGCGATGATGCATTACTACTTCAAGACCCGCGATCAACTGCTCGACGTGCTGATCGATGAGCGTTTCACGCCGTTGCGCACGAGCCTCGGGCTGCCGTTTCAGGAGAATCCCGATGATCCGGTCGCGGCCATCACGCAACTGGCGCAGCGGCTCGTACAGGTGGCGAGCGATAACCCGTGGTTCGCGCCGTTATGGGTACGCGAAGTGATGAGCGATAGCGGGCTGTTGCGTCAGCGCATGCACGAGCGATTCGGCTACGCGCACCAGAAGGCGTCGCTGTCGGCGATCGAGCGCTGGCAGAAGGAAGGCCGCCTGAACCCATCGCTCGAACCCGCGCTCGTGTTCGTCACGGTGCTTGGTATGACGATCTTGCCGCTCGCGGCGTCGAAGCTGTGGTGCAACGATCCCGTGCGGCGCAACTTCGGTGGTGACGAGATCGCGCGGCACGCCGTTGCGTTGCTGGTGCAGGGAATCGGCGCCAAGGAGAAGGGCAGCGCCTGA
- a CDS encoding ribonuclease activity regulator RraA, translated as MCATPITLSATTLEILRHVSTATLTTQLFKRGLRNTFMQGVAPLAPRHDANLVGPAFTLRNIPSREDIDVLELFADPEYAQRKCVETIPPGHVLVQDCRGERGSASFGSILSLRLQVRGVAGMVSDGPVRDSATIAALDMPVFCAGASAPPNLIRHHAVDINVPIGCGGVAVFPGDVIVGDVDGVVVIPLKMVDDVAQAAAEQEQMEEFLTERIRDGAALPGTYPPNDATKAAFDEWKKQRQV; from the coding sequence ATGTGCGCCACCCCAATCACGTTGTCCGCCACGACGCTCGAGATCCTCCGTCACGTCAGCACCGCCACGCTGACCACACAATTGTTCAAGCGCGGTCTACGCAATACCTTCATGCAGGGCGTCGCGCCGCTCGCCCCGCGCCACGACGCGAACCTGGTCGGGCCGGCATTCACGCTGCGCAACATCCCGTCGCGCGAAGACATCGACGTACTCGAACTGTTCGCGGACCCCGAGTACGCGCAACGCAAATGCGTCGAGACGATTCCACCCGGCCATGTGCTCGTGCAGGACTGCCGGGGCGAACGCGGCAGCGCGTCGTTCGGTTCGATTCTTTCGTTGCGTCTGCAAGTGCGTGGTGTCGCGGGAATGGTGTCCGACGGTCCGGTGCGCGATAGTGCGACGATCGCCGCGCTCGACATGCCGGTGTTCTGCGCGGGCGCGAGCGCGCCGCCCAATCTGATCCGCCATCACGCGGTCGATATCAATGTGCCGATCGGCTGCGGCGGCGTCGCGGTGTTTCCCGGCGACGTGATCGTCGGCGATGTGGATGGCGTCGTCGTGATTCCGCTGAAGATGGTCGACGACGTCGCGCAAGCGGCCGCCGAGCAGGAACAGATGGAGGAGTTTCTGACCGAGCGGATTCGCGACGGCGCCGCGCTGCCGGGCACTTACCCGCCGAACGACGCAACGAAGGCCGCGTTTGACGAGTGGAAGAAGCAGAGGCAGGTTTAA
- a CDS encoding GNAT family N-acetyltransferase produces MNNTPHAPHIRDAIDADLPAIQAIYAHHVLTGVASFEETPPSVDDLRARLAAVRGHGLPYMVAEIDGVVAGYCYATPYRPRAAYRNTIEDSIYVSDAYRGRGIGRVLLQALIERCESGPWRQMIAVIADGGNGGSLSLHRQLGFELTGTLKAVGYKHGRWLDTTLMQRTLGDGASSAPDERP; encoded by the coding sequence ATGAACAACACCCCTCACGCACCGCACATCCGCGACGCCATCGACGCCGATCTCCCCGCGATCCAGGCGATCTACGCGCACCACGTACTGACCGGCGTCGCGTCGTTCGAAGAAACCCCGCCGTCCGTCGACGACTTGCGCGCACGGCTCGCGGCCGTACGCGGCCATGGTTTGCCCTATATGGTTGCGGAAATCGACGGCGTGGTCGCCGGCTATTGCTATGCGACGCCGTATCGTCCACGTGCTGCCTATCGCAACACGATCGAAGATTCGATCTATGTCAGCGATGCGTATCGCGGACGCGGTATCGGACGCGTGCTGCTGCAGGCACTGATCGAACGTTGCGAAAGCGGACCGTGGCGCCAGATGATTGCGGTGATCGCCGATGGCGGCAACGGCGGCTCGCTGTCGTTGCATAGACAGCTAGGCTTCGAGCTGACCGGCACGCTGAAAGCGGTCGGCTACAAGCACGGCCGCTGGCTCGACACGACGCTGATGCAGCGTACGCTCGGCGACGGCGCATCGAGTGCGCCCGACGAGCGCCCCTAA
- a CDS encoding aminotransferase-like domain-containing protein, with amino-acid sequence MAKSDHGGSRAATSGTRVDLVMDSLRERIASRSLMPGARVPSIRAMTDTLGVSKSTVVEAYDRLVAQGAIVARRGSGFFVSGHAPPLALADLGPRLDREVDPLWLTRQSLQAASKDLKPGCGWMPASWLPEDGVRRALRAVARDPQSPLADYASPAGLPALRQQLAWRLSQHGVDAPPEQIMLTDGGTHALDLVCRFLLEPGDTVLIDDPCYFNFQALLRAHRVRIASVPYTPQGPDLAAFERVLIERRPRLYVTNSAIHNPTGATLAPAVAHRLLKLAGEHDLLIVEDDIFADFEDEAAPRLAAFDGLARVVSIGSFSKTLSAAVRCGYIAARAEWIEPLIDLKLATSFGNGQLTASVVHRMLIDGTYRRHLEAMRAKLADAMGETVRRLGYAGLDIWTLPRAGLFVWARLPDELDAADIARHALSAGVVFAPGNVFSASQAAAGFLRFNVSQCNRPKVYEALQRAMDAAAGSRAVMRERV; translated from the coding sequence ATGGCGAAAAGCGATCATGGCGGCAGCCGCGCCGCGACCTCGGGCACGCGCGTCGATCTCGTGATGGACAGTCTGCGCGAGCGCATCGCGAGCCGTTCGCTGATGCCGGGTGCGCGCGTGCCGTCGATTCGCGCGATGACCGACACGCTCGGCGTATCGAAATCGACCGTGGTGGAAGCATACGACCGTCTGGTCGCGCAAGGGGCGATCGTCGCGCGGCGCGGCTCCGGTTTCTTCGTGTCCGGACATGCGCCGCCGCTCGCGCTGGCCGATCTCGGGCCGCGGCTCGATCGCGAGGTCGATCCGCTGTGGCTTACGCGGCAGTCGCTGCAGGCGGCGTCGAAGGATCTGAAGCCGGGCTGCGGCTGGATGCCCGCTTCGTGGCTGCCGGAAGACGGCGTGCGCCGCGCGCTGCGGGCCGTGGCGCGCGATCCGCAGTCGCCGCTCGCCGATTATGCGAGCCCGGCGGGCTTGCCCGCGCTGCGTCAGCAACTGGCATGGCGGCTGTCGCAGCATGGCGTCGATGCGCCGCCCGAGCAGATCATGCTGACCGATGGCGGCACGCATGCGCTCGATCTGGTGTGCCGCTTCCTGCTCGAACCGGGCGACACCGTGTTGATCGACGATCCGTGTTACTTCAATTTCCAGGCGTTGCTGCGCGCGCACCGCGTGCGCATCGCGAGCGTGCCGTACACGCCGCAAGGGCCCGACCTCGCGGCGTTCGAGCGCGTATTGATCGAGCGCCGTCCGCGGCTTTATGTGACCAACTCGGCGATCCACAATCCGACCGGCGCGACGCTGGCGCCGGCCGTCGCGCACCGGTTGCTGAAGCTCGCGGGCGAGCATGATCTGCTGATCGTCGAGGACGATATCTTCGCGGACTTCGAGGACGAGGCCGCGCCGCGTCTCGCGGCCTTCGACGGGCTCGCGCGCGTGGTGTCGATCGGCAGCTTTTCGAAGACGCTATCGGCGGCGGTGCGCTGCGGCTATATCGCGGCGCGCGCTGAATGGATCGAGCCGCTGATCGATCTGAAACTCGCGACGTCGTTCGGCAACGGTCAGCTCACCGCGAGCGTCGTGCATCGGATGCTGATCGACGGCACCTATCGGCGCCATCTCGAAGCGATGCGCGCGAAGCTCGCCGACGCGATGGGCGAGACGGTCCGGCGCCTCGGCTATGCGGGTCTCGATATCTGGACGCTGCCGCGCGCGGGTCTGTTCGTGTGGGCGCGCCTGCCCGATGAGCTCGATGCCGCCGATATCGCGCGTCACGCGTTGAGCGCGGGCGTGGTGTTCGCGCCGGGCAACGTGTTCAGCGCGTCGCAGGCGGCCGCGGGTTTTCTGCGCTTTAACGTGTCGCAATGCAATCGGCCGAAGGTGTACGAGGCGCTGCAACGGGCGATGGATGCCGCCGCGGGCTCACGCGCGGTAATGCGCGAGCGCGTTTGA
- a CDS encoding putative glycolipid-binding domain-containing protein, whose amino-acid sequence MRELRWASEEGDGIEHLIFDARDDGFAVESVVIGQRYGKAYGLHYTVRCDARWRTRHAWLKIVGGGELELRSDGAGHWRDGHGLTLSALEGCIDIDIAATPFTNTLPIRRLQLAQGERRPIEVAYISTPDLQVTRAEQAYTCIELNREYRYEGIFRDFIADMKIDNDGLVIDYPTLFARLPRAR is encoded by the coding sequence ATGCGTGAATTACGATGGGCCTCGGAGGAGGGGGACGGCATCGAACATCTGATTTTCGACGCGCGCGACGATGGCTTCGCGGTCGAGAGCGTCGTTATCGGGCAGCGCTACGGCAAAGCGTATGGATTGCACTACACGGTGCGCTGCGATGCTCGATGGCGTACGCGTCATGCGTGGCTGAAGATCGTCGGCGGCGGCGAACTCGAGTTGCGCAGCGATGGCGCGGGCCATTGGCGCGACGGCCACGGCCTCACGCTGAGTGCGCTCGAAGGCTGTATCGACATCGATATCGCGGCGACACCGTTTACCAACACGCTGCCGATCCGCCGGCTGCAACTGGCGCAAGGCGAGCGCCGGCCGATCGAGGTCGCCTATATCTCGACACCGGATTTACAGGTCACGCGTGCGGAGCAGGCGTACACGTGCATCGAATTGAATCGCGAGTATCGCTACGAAGGCATTTTCCGTGACTTCATCGCGGACATGAAGATAGATAACGACGGTCTCGTGATCGACTATCCGACGTTGTTCGCACGCTTGCCGCGCGCGCGTTAG
- a CDS encoding TAXI family TRAP transporter solute-binding subunit, whose product MLKRLLAGWLGLAALIACSLASGAEPAHYKIVTGPERGTYIQFGNDLSKWVAQPVGIDLEVVASKGSAENVQRMRFEPGVKLALVQSDVYQAFVDMANSGNPDAGTTIRPLRLIMPLYDEEINVVVRADSPLKTLADIKDKTISVGLLGSGTAQSATTLYHLMFGQPIPEQNVVHLSNEDALAALIVKKIDVAIIVVGQPANLFNGMKPDLLQQLRLLPADPNAPETTRAKQTYFPTTIRQSSYPGWLKEDVPAVTVKAFLVTYDYGLRDTVSNLNHFADSLCANFDNLQEHGHPKWKQVKLELPTLVRGWKYYGPVEKHLRACIANRGAAINAAATAQAAPKPRVPCSEQERMLLLCK is encoded by the coding sequence ATGCTGAAGAGACTTCTCGCGGGGTGGCTGGGACTGGCGGCGCTGATCGCATGTTCGCTGGCGAGTGGTGCGGAACCCGCGCACTACAAGATCGTCACGGGGCCCGAGCGCGGCACCTATATCCAGTTCGGTAATGACCTGTCGAAATGGGTCGCGCAGCCTGTCGGCATCGATCTGGAAGTCGTTGCCTCGAAGGGATCGGCGGAAAACGTGCAGCGCATGCGCTTCGAGCCCGGCGTGAAGCTCGCGCTCGTGCAATCCGACGTGTATCAGGCGTTCGTCGACATGGCCAACTCGGGCAATCCGGATGCAGGTACAACGATCCGGCCGCTACGGCTCATCATGCCGCTGTATGACGAGGAAATTAACGTTGTCGTCCGCGCGGATTCGCCGCTGAAAACGCTTGCCGATATCAAGGACAAGACCATCAGCGTCGGCCTGCTCGGCAGCGGCACCGCGCAATCGGCGACGACGCTCTATCACCTGATGTTCGGTCAGCCGATTCCCGAGCAGAACGTCGTGCATCTGAGCAACGAGGATGCACTCGCCGCGCTGATCGTGAAGAAGATCGACGTCGCAATTATCGTGGTCGGACAGCCGGCGAATCTGTTCAACGGTATGAAACCCGACCTGCTGCAACAGTTGCGATTGCTGCCCGCCGATCCCAACGCGCCGGAAACCACGCGCGCGAAGCAGACCTACTTCCCGACGACGATCCGTCAGAGCAGCTATCCAGGCTGGCTGAAGGAAGACGTGCCCGCGGTGACCGTGAAGGCGTTTCTGGTCACCTACGACTACGGTCTGCGCGATACCGTCAGCAATCTGAATCATTTCGCCGACTCGCTGTGCGCGAACTTCGACAATCTGCAGGAGCACGGTCATCCGAAATGGAAGCAGGTGAAGCTCGAACTGCCGACGCTCGTACGCGGATGGAAGTACTACGGCCCGGTCGAAAAACATCTGCGTGCGTGCATCGCAAATCGTGGCGCGGCTATCAACGCGGCGGCTACCGCGCAAGCCGCGCCGAAGCCGCGCGTGCCCTGCTCGGAGCAGGAGCGGATGCTTTTGCTGTGCAAGTAG
- a CDS encoding MDR family MFS transporter, translating into MEHPVTTSPVDAAQPDSRPASPATDHPPIRLLFPALLLVMLLAALDQTIVSTALPTIVGELGGLNNLSWVVTAYLLSSTIVVPLYGKFGDLFGRKIVLQTAIVVFLVGSALCGIAQNMGQLIVLRALQGLGGGGLLVVTMAAIADVIPPAERGRYQGVFGGVFGLATVIGPLLGGFLVEHLTWRWIFYINLPLGIVSLIVIGAVFKPRVHHVKHTIDYMGAAFLAGALTCIILFTSQGGTILPWTSPQLWFTLGMGLVSIWGFIHEERSAVEPIMPLELFRQPTFLLGSLISFIIGVSLFGSVTFLPLYLQVVKGSTPSEAGMQMLPMMGGLFIMSMVTGRIISKIGKYRIFPIIGTLLVSIAMVLLARLQIDTPIHVMYLYVGLLGCGLGMVMQVLVLAVQNTVEFKHMGVATSGVTLFRSIGGSIGVASFGAVFSNGLASRLERLIPPDTELPHALGPAAIHQLPEALRNDYLHAFAGALHTVYLSAACVVVFAFALAWLLKDHPLRKQ; encoded by the coding sequence ATGGAACACCCCGTCACGACCTCGCCCGTCGACGCCGCCCAACCGGATTCGCGGCCGGCCTCGCCTGCTACCGACCATCCGCCGATCCGGCTGCTGTTTCCAGCGCTGCTGCTGGTCATGCTGCTCGCGGCGCTCGATCAGACGATCGTCTCGACCGCGCTGCCTACCATCGTCGGCGAACTCGGCGGACTCAACAATCTGTCGTGGGTCGTCACCGCTTACCTGCTCAGCTCGACCATCGTCGTGCCGCTATATGGCAAATTCGGCGATCTGTTCGGCCGCAAGATCGTGTTGCAGACCGCGATCGTCGTGTTCCTCGTCGGCTCGGCGCTGTGCGGCATTGCGCAGAACATGGGTCAACTGATCGTGCTGCGCGCGCTGCAAGGGCTCGGTGGCGGCGGCCTGCTCGTCGTCACGATGGCTGCAATTGCCGATGTGATTCCGCCGGCCGAGCGCGGCCGCTATCAGGGCGTGTTCGGCGGCGTGTTCGGTCTCGCGACGGTGATCGGTCCGCTGCTCGGCGGCTTTCTGGTCGAACATCTGACGTGGCGCTGGATTTTCTATATCAACCTGCCGCTCGGTATCGTGTCGCTGATCGTGATCGGCGCGGTTTTCAAGCCGCGCGTGCATCACGTGAAGCACACGATCGACTACATGGGCGCCGCGTTTCTCGCCGGCGCGCTGACCTGCATCATCCTGTTCACGAGTCAGGGCGGCACGATTCTGCCGTGGACGTCGCCGCAACTGTGGTTCACGCTCGGCATGGGGCTCGTATCGATCTGGGGCTTCATTCACGAGGAGCGCAGCGCGGTCGAACCGATCATGCCGCTCGAACTGTTCAGGCAGCCTACGTTTTTGCTCGGTAGTCTGATCAGCTTCATCATTGGCGTATCGCTATTCGGCTCGGTCACGTTTCTGCCGCTTTATCTGCAGGTCGTGAAGGGCTCCACGCCGTCGGAAGCCGGTATGCAGATGCTGCCGATGATGGGCGGCCTGTTCATCATGTCGATGGTGACCGGACGCATCATCAGCAAGATCGGCAAGTACCGGATATTCCCGATCATCGGCACGCTGCTCGTATCGATCGCGATGGTGCTGCTCGCGCGCCTGCAGATCGACACGCCGATTCATGTGATGTACCTGTACGTCGGCCTGCTCGGCTGCGGTCTCGGCATGGTGATGCAGGTGCTGGTTCTCGCAGTGCAGAACACCGTCGAATTCAAGCATATGGGCGTGGCGACGTCGGGCGTCACACTGTTCCGCTCGATCGGCGGTTCGATCGGCGTGGCCAGTTTCGGCGCGGTGTTCTCGAACGGACTCGCGTCGCGCCTCGAAAGACTGATTCCACCCGATACCGAACTGCCGCATGCGTTGGGACCCGCCGCGATCCATCAGCTACCCGAAGCATTGCGCAACGACTATCTGCATGCGTTCGCGGGTGCGCTGCATACCGTGTATCTATCGGCCGCCTGTGTCGTGGTGTTTGCATTCGCGCTCGCGTGGTTGCTGAAGGATCACCCGCTGCGCAAGCAATGA
- the sapR gene encoding sap1 transcriptional regulator SapR, which yields MPTAFAQTVEARFAELTPTSKRVASYMLANLDRLGLETADQIAQQAGTSGISVGRFLRSIGYQNLDDLKRELRGTQERPWLITDRLDAFRRGADQVAQTSESAPRAAGTTNSSPRDAALAQSLELEIGAIQHVYELARSPMFARVAERIANADAIYILGIQSTRGISNAFYSYLEYIRPRVFYSDGMSGSYVDSLNSEFAAPYLLVTDTRAYSAIARRYCEAASRRGLPFALVTDIYCPWARDFDGDLLQVKTDVGQFWDSLAPLTCLFNLLISAVVERLGPAIDERVAHNRELQSEFDQFDL from the coding sequence ATGCCGACCGCTTTTGCCCAAACCGTCGAAGCCCGTTTTGCCGAACTCACACCGACCTCGAAACGCGTCGCCAGCTACATGCTCGCGAATCTCGACCGGCTCGGTCTCGAAACCGCCGATCAGATCGCGCAGCAGGCCGGCACGAGCGGTATTTCGGTGGGCCGCTTTCTGCGCAGCATCGGCTATCAGAACCTCGACGACCTGAAGCGCGAACTGCGCGGCACCCAGGAGCGTCCGTGGCTGATCACCGACCGGCTCGATGCATTCCGCCGCGGCGCGGATCAGGTGGCCCAGACCAGCGAGTCCGCGCCGCGCGCCGCCGGCACCACTAACTCGTCGCCCCGCGATGCCGCACTCGCCCAGTCGCTCGAACTCGAAATCGGCGCGATCCAGCACGTGTACGAACTCGCGCGCTCGCCGATGTTCGCGCGCGTTGCCGAGCGCATCGCCAACGCCGACGCGATCTACATCCTCGGCATTCAATCGACGCGCGGCATCAGCAACGCGTTCTACAGCTACCTCGAATACATCCGCCCGCGCGTGTTCTATTCCGACGGCATGTCGGGCTCGTACGTCGATTCGCTGAACTCGGAATTCGCCGCGCCCTATCTGCTCGTCACCGACACGCGCGCGTACTCGGCGATCGCGCGCCGCTATTGCGAAGCCGCGTCGCGCCGCGGTCTGCCGTTCGCGCTCGTCACCGATATCTACTGCCCGTGGGCACGCGATTTCGACGGCGACCTTCTGCAGGTCAAGACCGATGTCGGCCAGTTCTGGGATTCGCTCGCACCGCTCACCTGCCTGTTCAATCTGCTGATCTCCGCAGTCGTCGAACGGCTCGGGCCGGCGATCGACGAACGCGTCGCGCACAACCGCGAGTTGCAAAGCGAATTCGACCAGTTCGATCTTTGA
- a CDS encoding DMT family transporter, translated as MEKTTSGWLSGFAGVLIFSGSLPATRLAVQGLDPVFLTVARATIAGVLGLLLLLMFRETRPARRDLLPLVIVALGVVVGFPLLTALALRHVSSAHAIVFIGLLPLSTAIFGVLRGGERPQPAFWVFSAFGSIAVAAFALRHGVDTSPLGDALMLAAIVVCGLGYAEGARLSRDLGGWQVISWALVLSLPLMLPLAWWTRPVSFEGVSAAALWGLAYVSLFSMLIGFVFWYRGLALGGIAAVGQLQLLQPFFGLLLAGLLLHEQVPPSMIIVTVVVVACVVGARRFSRAAPARPAV; from the coding sequence ATGGAAAAGACAACCAGCGGCTGGCTCAGCGGCTTTGCCGGCGTACTGATTTTCAGCGGCTCGCTGCCGGCCACGCGGCTGGCGGTGCAGGGGCTCGATCCGGTGTTTCTGACCGTCGCACGCGCAACGATCGCGGGCGTGCTGGGTCTGCTGCTGTTGCTGATGTTTCGTGAAACACGCCCCGCGCGCCGCGATCTGCTGCCGCTGGTGATCGTCGCGCTCGGCGTGGTGGTCGGCTTTCCGCTGCTGACCGCGCTCGCGCTGCGTCACGTCAGCTCCGCGCACGCAATCGTCTTCATCGGCCTGCTGCCGCTCTCCACCGCGATCTTCGGTGTGCTGCGCGGCGGCGAGCGGCCGCAGCCGGCGTTCTGGGTGTTCTCGGCATTCGGCAGCATCGCGGTGGCCGCGTTCGCGCTGCGTCATGGCGTCGATACATCGCCGCTCGGCGATGCGCTGATGCTCGCCGCGATCGTCGTGTGCGGGCTCGGCTATGCGGAAGGCGCGCGGCTGTCGCGCGATCTCGGCGGCTGGCAGGTTATTTCGTGGGCGCTGGTGCTGTCGCTGCCGCTGATGCTGCCGCTCGCGTGGTGGACGCGGCCGGTGTCGTTCGAAGGCGTCAGCGCCGCGGCACTGTGGGGCCTCGCGTATGTGTCGCTGTTCAGTATGCTGATCGGCTTCGTGTTCTGGTATCGCGGGCTCGCGCTCGGCGGCATCGCGGCGGTCGGGCAACTGCAGTTGCTGCAGCCGTTCTTCGGCCTGCTGCTCGCCGGCTTGCTGCTGCACGAACAGGTGCCGCCGTCGATGATTATCGTCACCGTCGTCGTGGTCGCCTGCGTGGTGGGCGCGCGGCGCTTCTCGCGCGCGGCACCGGCGCGGCCGGCTGTCTGA
- a CDS encoding urea transporter: MTAPQPNAPNTALSTALRAWLRTLLRSLGQVVLQPNAFTGVCLLAAWLLSGPRLACAALIGAIAANLNATLAGCPEADTRVGMHGFNGALAGLVAFILIADPLLAAIVSIAAASCTAWLLRPLSRWLRMRGLCCFSSPYLIITWLWLPFLAGHMRAASALPVHSLDALRFGNGVLTSLAQSAFAPGPLAGVLVLIGIAGASRKQALYGLIGAALGCAMHLLLHASPGLLDSGMLGFNGALTALALAGLGIGFAPVLGGVAISVLLQMAAAHFGWPALTAPFVLAAWSIQWLQRRNTHEPVAQASGAESASTN; this comes from the coding sequence GTGACCGCCCCGCAACCGAATGCGCCCAATACCGCGCTCAGTACCGCGCTCCGTGCCTGGTTGCGCACGCTGCTGCGCAGCCTGGGCCAGGTCGTCCTGCAACCGAACGCCTTTACCGGCGTCTGCCTGCTCGCCGCATGGCTGTTGAGCGGACCGCGGCTTGCCTGCGCCGCGTTGATCGGCGCCATCGCGGCGAACCTGAACGCGACGCTCGCCGGTTGTCCCGAGGCCGATACCCGTGTCGGCATGCACGGCTTCAACGGCGCGCTCGCAGGCCTCGTCGCCTTCATTCTGATTGCCGATCCGTTGCTTGCGGCGATCGTGTCGATCGCCGCCGCGAGCTGTACCGCGTGGCTTCTGCGGCCCTTATCGCGCTGGCTGCGCATGCGCGGCCTCTGCTGCTTTTCGAGCCCGTACCTGATCATCACGTGGCTCTGGCTGCCATTCCTCGCTGGCCACATGCGGGCCGCAAGCGCGCTGCCCGTTCATTCGCTCGACGCGCTGCGGTTCGGCAACGGTGTGCTCACGAGTCTCGCGCAAAGCGCCTTTGCGCCCGGCCCGCTGGCCGGTGTGCTGGTGCTGATCGGGATTGCCGGTGCTTCACGCAAGCAGGCGCTGTATGGGCTGATCGGCGCGGCACTCGGCTGCGCGATGCATCTGTTGCTTCACGCCAGTCCCGGTTTGCTCGATAGCGGTATGCTGGGATTCAATGGCGCGCTCACCGCGCTCGCACTGGCGGGCCTCGGCATCGGTTTCGCGCCGGTGCTGGGTGGCGTCGCGATATCGGTGCTGCTGCAGATGGCCGCCGCGCATTTCGGCTGGCCCGCGCTGACCGCGCCGTTCGTGCTCGCGGCGTGGAGCATCCAGTGGCTGCAGCGCCGTAACACGCACGAGCCGGTGGCACAGGCGAGCGGCGCGGAAAGCGCGAGCACGAACTAG
- a CDS encoding response regulator: MDSNIFAARIGGKQQSEVTASSDGLTGFPEQQQTMNAAMRLDQVTIVLVEDDPDSRESLTLLLEAEGAQVCAVADAEEGVEAAMRLLPDAVVCDLDLPAMDGFYLIQRLRDHEICGGHSPAVAVALTGHTDDAYRLRSIGEGFQFFMTKPALPDDLVTLLHDAIDARAAG; the protein is encoded by the coding sequence ATGGACAGCAACATCTTCGCCGCGCGGATCGGCGGCAAGCAGCAGAGCGAAGTAACGGCCAGTTCAGATGGCCTAACCGGTTTTCCAGAGCAACAACAGACAATGAACGCAGCAATGAGGCTCGATCAGGTAACGATCGTGCTGGTGGAAGACGACCCGGACAGCCGGGAGTCGCTGACCTTGCTACTCGAGGCAGAAGGCGCGCAGGTTTGCGCGGTGGCGGATGCGGAAGAAGGCGTCGAAGCGGCGATGCGGTTGTTGCCCGACGCCGTGGTCTGCGATCTCGACCTGCCGGCGATGGACGGTTTCTACCTGATCCAGCGGTTGCGCGATCACGAGATTTGCGGCGGTCATTCGCCCGCGGTGGCGGTGGCGCTCACCGGCCATACCGACGACGCGTACCGTCTGCGCAGCATCGGCGAAGGCTTCCAGTTTTTTATGACCAAACCCGCGTTGCCCGACGATCTCGTGACCCTGCTGCACGACGCGATCGACGCGCGCGCGGCGGGTTGA